A region of the Litchfieldia alkalitelluris genome:
GAATGCTTTTGGGTCTAGTTCTTTAATTATCTTATACAATTTCAATTCATATTTCCTGGGGGTTAGAATTTGCATAGACTGGCGGTCACCTTCTAAACCTTGCGCAATCCAATTTGTAACCCCATATCCTTTATCTCTAAGAAGCTTAGGCAAATTTTTATCCATTTGGTCTGAAATTACATTTACAGTAATATAGCCTAGTGCCAGTTTTTCCTCAATTTTCATTCCAACAATAACACCAATTCCATATCCTACTGCATATGCAATTAAGTTCTGAATCTGATTTAAATTATCCAGCACGAGCCCTAATCCAATGACATAAATAACGACTTCAATGGTACTGAGAAAAGCCGCCAAATAACGTTGCCCTTTTAACGTTAAAATCATACGTATTGTAAAAAAAGAAACATAAACAATATTAATAA
Encoded here:
- a CDS encoding DUF2179 domain-containing protein: MLENSFMMVLIILIINIVYVSFFTIRMILTLKGQRYLAAFLSTIEVVIYVIGLGLVLDNLNQIQNLIAYAVGYGIGVIVGMKIEEKLALGYITVNVISDQMDKNLPKLLRDKGYGVTNWIAQGLEGDRQSMQILTPRKYELKLYKIIKELDPKAFIIVYEPKTIHGGFWVKAVRKGKLNQ